CAGATAGACACTTCCGTCATTCAACGACTCCCTAGCTTTCGCAAAAACATCCAACGCTTCCCGTGCATTATTCATCCGCCTCTGTGGTTCATCTGCAGACGGTGGCCCACTCCCACTAAGTGATCCCAACGCATCTTCCGCCGTGGCAATTGCAAGCCCTTGGGCAGCAAACGCACAGCAAGGATCCAACTGTAATGCTTTATCATAGAAATCAGCCGAACGTTGGAAACCTCGTTTTCGTTCCTCAATTCCCTTGGAACTCGTATCACGGCTTTCACGGGACTGGTGATACATTATCCACCCGGAAGCACACAGTGCATACACGTCGTGTCGATCGTACTCCTTGAGCGTAGCGAAGACAAAGTCTTTCGCGAGTTTTGGGAGGTTACTTTGGATGAGGAAATAAGTATAGAAGGCGCGGAGGTTAAGGTTGTTACTTTGCGCTGTCAGGGCTTGTTTGAGCAGTTCGTGGGCATCATTATTGCGGTTGAGATTGGTAAGCAATTTGGCTTGTCTGATTTTCGCTGACAGTCGACGGGTTAGATGAGAAATAAGCGAAACTGGGTTTCATACCATCGTTATACTCTGGATGCCTCGACAAGAGTTTGTCATACGCTTCTTTCGCTAATGCATCATCGCCTTGGTCCTCGTAAACTCTGGCCAGATTATACAGAATCGATGTCGACATGCTCTCCACATCCGACGCCATACTCGACAACGTCGTTAAAGCCTTCTCATACATCGTCCTTGCCTCGGCACACTTCTCCTCCAAGTGATTCAATGCCCCGAGGTTATTCAAGATTCTGGGCTCAACTGAGCCCGACGACTCACTAATTCGCAGCGCCTCCTTCAACGCTTTTGTGGTCCGGTCAAGACTCTCCGTTTGCCATAGCTTGGCAATCTCGATGTACATCGCCATGTCATCCACAATAGCCCGTGAAAGCTTCGCTGTACCATGTGATGCATGACTGTTGGCCTTCACATCGTCAATTTCCAGGCCTTTCCATATTCGTTCGAATAATTCTCGGGCTTTTGAACGTTCCTTGTCGATATCAGAACTGGATACACCCGGTCTTGGGAAAGCCCTGAGAGAAGCGAGCATGACGGTAGCTTCGTTGCACTTTTGTGGGTTGGGCGGTTGGAGGAGGGTATCGAGGGTGTGGATGGCTCCCGCCATTTCATCTAGGGCGTTCATTAAAGATTAAGCGGAAGGAGGCAATCTTTGTTCCTCACCGTTTTTCATCCGCATCTGGGCGAGTCCAATAGCAGCAATAGGATGCTTCGGCTGATTTTCAGTGGCAAGCGTATATTGTTTCATCGCGAGCGCAGTGTTTCCTTCGGCGTGGCATATCCGAGCAGACCGAATGTGTCCTTCGGTAAGAACTGTTAAGGTATCAGCAAACTGAATCGTCCGTTCCGCGAGCTTCATCGCTCGCTTGTGATTTCCTTTCTGGATGAATAATTCACAAAGAGCATTTGCAGCCGACGCGTTCTTCTGATTTAATTTAAAGGCACTTTCAACAAGTTTTGTGCCAGTAACGTAGGCCTGAGTTCGTTGGGAATCTGAATGAGAGACTTCTTTGCTAGCATTGATGGATTCAAGTCCAAGAAGTAATTGGGCTGCCCATTCTGAGGGATTCTATCTCGAAAGTGAATTAATCACTAGAGTAAATATGAATAAGATAATAATCACGTACCACCTCCAGACTTCGCTGCCAAGCAACCTTCGCTCGTGCGTGATTATCCATAGCCCAAAAACATAGTCCAATCCCGATCCTAGGGTCCGGTTGGCAATTAGGGTTGTAGCGAAGGATGAGTTGGAAAGTCTGGAGAGCCTGGGGGTAGTTTCTTCGCGCATAAAGAATCCGAGCCTATGCAGATATGTGAGTCGATGTTTCAGGTGTATAGAGTGAGTTTTACCTTGCCAAACAAGGCTACAATATTCGTCGGTTTATCACCGAGTACCTGCTCAAATGAACGCATGGCTTCGTCGAAGGAACGCGTGTCGAGTTGAAGAATGCCTATCAAAAGCTGAGTTACGCAGCAAAGAATCGGAATGGGGCGGACCTCGAGTTAAGAACGCTAATTGTCCGTCCACAGGTGCCTCGGACTGTGACATGCCTATCCCACGATTCATAAGAGCTGTTGCTTCATGGAAGTACTGCTCTTTTGTCTTTTGATCGggtggtagaatgtcctccTCTATAACATATACGTAAGAGGCTTGTCGAGGATACCCCAATTCTTTCGCTCACGGGCATTAGGGAGACAAATTTTCGGTGCTTGTCGTGCGCACGCTAGCTTGAGATTGGCTTTGAATTTTAAGAGAGGGGGTAGAGAATCATCATTTCCGATCCGAGAGAAAGCTTTAGCAATGAATGTTAGAACTAGCCCGGTAAAGAGAAATTTGGAAGACACGCACAATCCATTCCAGCCTCCGCAATTTTCTCCGCAGCTTCTAAATGTCCTTTGTCCCAATATTCCCTCGCTAATTTCGTCCAGACCCATACTTTACACTCGCCTTCTTTGAGGAGATCCAAAACATCTTGAGGGTCGGGGTCGAGGTTATCGAGGTCGATGGTTATGACTTCCTGGCCACC
Above is a genomic segment from Marasmius oreades isolate 03SP1 chromosome 4, whole genome shotgun sequence containing:
- a CDS encoding uncharacterized protein (BUSCO:EOG09260EAZ) is translated as MEEDFAPSGRTVDIELGGQEVITIDLDNLDPDPQDVLDLLKEGECKVWVWTKLAREYWDKGHLEAAEKIAEAGMDSFSRIGNDDSLPPLLKFKANLKLACARQAPKICLPNAQEDILPPDQKTKEQYFHEATALMNRGIGMSQSEAPVDGQLAFLTRGILQLDTRSFDEAMRSFEQVLGDKPTNIVALFGKARILYARRNYPQALQTFQLILRYNPNCQPDPRIGIGLCFWAMDNHARAKVAWQRSLEVNPSEWAAQLLLGLESINASKEVSHSDSQRTQAYVTGTKLVESAFKLNQKNASAANALCELFIQKGNHKRAMKLAERTIQFADTLTVLTEGHIRSARICHAEGNTALAMKQYTLATENQPKHPIAAIGLAQMRMKNDEMAGAIHTLDTLLQPPNPQKCNEATVMLASLRAFPRPGVSSSDIDKERSKARELFERIWKGLEIDDVKANSHASHGTAKLSRAIVDDMAMYIEIAKLWQTESLDRTTKALKEALRISESSGSVEPRILNNLGALNHLEEKCAEARTMYEKALTTLSSMASDVESMSTSILYNLARVYEDQGDDALAKEAYDKLLSRHPEYNDAKIRQAKLLTNLNRNNDAHELLKQALTAQSNNLNLRAFYTYFLIQSNLPKLAKDFVFATLKEYDRHDVYALCASGWIMYHQSRESRDTSSKGIEERKRGFQRSADFYDKALQLDPCCAFAAQGLAIATAEDALGSLSGSGPPSADEPQRRMNNAREALDVFAKARESLNDGSVYLNMGHCYYARDEFDRAIESYETASVRFYRGQNVPVLLCLCRSWYAKAMKDQSHPAICTALQYAQKALHFQPNDKAILYNIAMIQQKSAEMLFSLKPEKRKLDDLQRVIEQATQAQKLFASLASDPAPVVPYSRDIADNRRKYGDNMLKKGDDQLASQRQFEQEAQARLNAARAKRQEGRERQETLERERLEALRQEAEKLAEERRHAREQALEWTREVRMDSDDEKEKKPKKSRRPKVDSTTVSGDEGEGPKKKRRGKLKKAGGDQGDGEEAAIFSDDEDTDKPTKRRTTKKRTIRDEDEEEASAPSRKKQYKSKEVLSDTDDEDMDG